The Fusobacterium sp. FSA-380-WT-3A genome has a window encoding:
- a CDS encoding aminopeptidase, which translates to MDSKIIQAMGIADKIIGDLLGVKKHEEVLIAIDSESDMRMAEAFAAAAKKYGKDYTIAMMPARTKEDGTTVPKALECAMEGCDVFIPMTRTSGAPAYSIKMKALLREKKIRECCMVLRDINNYIHGGALADYEKVYADGVELQKLWWHKKHARVTSPAGTDLTFEMIDMMPIIECGIARNPGESMAFSDGEVSLGPVEGTMNGTMVIDGPMCYYGLPTKPIKLQITNGRVTDVLDGDPKICTELRKLFAEVENSDNIAEIGIGLNPTSLFNGDFEEEKKARGTIHFALGNGLYYDQKVDSQVHIDMVLYNTTVVFDGEIFVKDGKVIILDK; encoded by the coding sequence ATGGATAGTAAAATAATTCAAGCAATGGGAATTGCAGACAAAATCATAGGAGATTTATTAGGAGTAAAAAAACATGAAGAAGTTTTAATTGCAATTGATAGTGAAAGTGATATGAGAATGGCAGAAGCTTTTGCAGCAGCAGCAAAAAAATATGGGAAAGATTATACTATAGCAATGATGCCAGCAAGAACAAAAGAAGATGGAACAACAGTACCAAAAGCTTTAGAATGTGCAATGGAAGGATGTGATGTATTTATTCCTATGACAAGAACTTCTGGGGCACCAGCTTACAGTATAAAAATGAAAGCTCTTTTAAGAGAGAAAAAAATAAGAGAATGTTGTATGGTATTAAGAGATATAAATAACTATATTCATGGTGGAGCCTTAGCTGATTATGAAAAAGTTTATGCTGATGGAGTAGAATTACAAAAATTATGGTGGCATAAAAAACATGCAAGAGTAACATCACCAGCTGGAACAGATTTAACTTTTGAAATGATAGATATGATGCCAATTATAGAGTGTGGAATTGCAAGAAATCCTGGAGAAAGCATGGCATTTTCTGATGGAGAAGTTTCATTAGGGCCTGTTGAAGGAACAATGAATGGAACAATGGTAATAGATGGTCCAATGTGTTATTATGGATTACCAACAAAACCAATAAAATTACAAATAACAAATGGAAGAGTAACAGATGTTTTAGATGGAGACCCAAAAATTTGTACAGAGTTAAGAAAATTATTTGCCGAAGTAGAAAATAGTGATAATATAGCAGAAATAGGAATAGGATTAAATCCAACATCTTTATTTAATGGAGATTTTGAAGAAGAGAAAAAAGCAAGAGGGACAATACATTTTGCCTTAGGAAATGGACTATATTATGATCAAAAAGTAGATTCTCAAGTACATATTGATATGGTATTATATAATACTACTGTGGTATTTGATGGAGAAATATTTGTAAAAGATGGAAAAGTTATTATATTAGATAAATAA
- a CDS encoding acyl-CoA dehydratase activase-related protein, with product MKKLFLGTDVGSTTVKIVCLDEDNNVIYSVYQRHFSNVRETSKELFEDFFACIEKKFGTDISFKINITGSGGMGVAKWIDVDFVQEVIACIKAIETVIPETDVAIELGGEDAKITYLKNDMEQRMNGSCAGGTGAFVDQIASLLDTDASGLNELAKNYDTIYPIASRCGVFAKTDIQPLVNEGVRKENIAVSVFQAVVNQTITGLACGKKITGKVAFLGGPLFFLSELRKRFIETLKLSDEDIIFPENSQLFVAQGACILSRENKKEFTFKELKEKVSILDNKGLPETMSLQPLFSSEEDKKEFFDRHEKEKIEKRDLETYEGNAYLGIDAGSTTIKLVLVSENNEILYSHYSHNKGNPLDNVLENLRNLYSKMSDKIVIKSSCVTGYGENLIKAALKVDVGVVETMAHYKGAKFFSPDVDFILDIGGQDMKCLKIKDGVITSILLNEACSSGCGSFLETFAGSLGLSIQEFAELGMNAKAPSDLGTRCTVFMNSKVKQAQKDGADVGDISAGLSYSVVKNTLFKVIKMKNKEELGNKIVVQGGTFLNNCVLRAFELISEREAVRPNIAGLMGAFGAAIISKEYAAEHKLEKSSLLSLQDINGFTTQTNLTRCGICGNNCLLTIHKFKSGERFISGNRCEKPLGNNKKEEVPNMFEYKYNRIFNYKPLEPSKAIRGEIGIPRVLNIYDSYPFWFTLLTKLGFRVIISDDSNKKIYEKGMDTISSDSICYPAKMVHGHIINLVEKGIKTIFYPCVIFEEKEYKKAQNQFNCPIVISYPEVIKNNLDIIKEKHIDMMIPFFSMESKEVLAKTVFEEFQKFGVTKKEVELAVNDAWEERYNFRRDLQNKAKEIMDYLERTGKTGIVICGRPYHNDKEIHHGIPNIISSFGIPVLTGDAVASLTDLDEGLRVIDQWTYHSRLYRAATFVGKHPNLELVELNSFSCGLDAVTTDQVEEILSNYGKVHTILKIDEVSNMGAVRIRIRSLLAALEDKKRALKKIVKNRIEYRKNHFTKKMKEEYTILAPQMSPIHFGLIKDAFKAEGYNLEILEETKEALNTGLQYVNNDACYPSILVIGELISALKSGKYNVNKTAVMISQTGGSCRATNYIGFLKKALRDSGFANVPVLSLNTMGYEKQEGFKLTPKLIHKTLMAVSYGDILMKLLYHVRPYETIHGITQKVFDRWYDAVRPNIKNGKLLQFRNNLNNIVDDFSSIKITGEQKIRVGVVGEILVKFSPFANNYLVDFIESEGGEARTSSLMSFVNYCIYSEHFLKERFKGKLASMRAKAALKVTGFYTGFVNRALSRCERFKQEDFIGHIADKTSKHISIGHQSGEGWFLMGEMIELIEHGVPNIVCVQPFGCLPNHITGKGMIKRLKEEYSQSNIVSIDYDPAYSEVNQINRIKLMMSVGKRNILA from the coding sequence ATGAAAAAATTATTTTTAGGAACTGATGTAGGTTCAACAACTGTAAAGATTGTCTGCCTTGATGAAGACAACAACGTGATTTACTCAGTTTACCAAAGACATTTTTCTAATGTAAGAGAGACTTCGAAAGAACTTTTTGAGGATTTTTTTGCTTGCATAGAAAAAAAGTTTGGAACTGATATTTCTTTTAAGATAAACATTACTGGTTCTGGAGGAATGGGAGTAGCTAAGTGGATTGATGTAGATTTCGTTCAAGAGGTTATCGCTTGTATAAAAGCTATTGAAACAGTAATTCCAGAAACAGATGTAGCAATAGAATTAGGTGGAGAAGATGCAAAAATAACATATCTAAAAAATGATATGGAGCAAAGAATGAATGGAAGTTGTGCTGGAGGAACAGGGGCTTTTGTAGACCAAATAGCTTCATTATTAGATACTGATGCATCAGGTCTTAATGAGCTTGCTAAAAATTATGACACAATTTATCCAATTGCTTCAAGATGTGGAGTTTTTGCAAAAACAGATATACAACCATTAGTAAATGAAGGGGTAAGAAAGGAAAATATTGCAGTTTCTGTATTTCAAGCTGTTGTAAACCAAACTATAACTGGTTTAGCTTGTGGTAAAAAGATTACTGGTAAAGTAGCTTTCCTTGGAGGACCTCTTTTCTTTTTGAGTGAATTGAGAAAAAGATTTATAGAAACTTTAAAACTTTCTGACGAAGATATTATTTTCCCTGAAAATTCTCAGCTTTTTGTTGCTCAAGGAGCTTGTATTTTATCTAGAGAAAATAAAAAAGAGTTCACTTTTAAAGAGTTAAAAGAAAAAGTTTCTATTTTAGATAATAAAGGACTTCCTGAAACAATGAGTTTGCAACCTTTATTTTCTTCAGAAGAAGATAAAAAAGAATTCTTTGATAGACATGAAAAAGAAAAAATAGAAAAAAGAGATTTAGAAACTTATGAGGGAAATGCTTATTTAGGTATCGATGCAGGTTCTACTACAATAAAACTAGTCCTTGTATCTGAAAACAATGAGATTTTATACTCACATTACTCTCATAATAAAGGAAATCCATTAGATAATGTTTTAGAAAATTTAAGAAATCTATATTCTAAAATGTCAGATAAAATAGTAATAAAAAGTTCTTGTGTTACAGGATATGGAGAAAATTTAATAAAAGCAGCTTTAAAAGTAGATGTTGGTGTAGTAGAAACTATGGCTCACTATAAAGGAGCTAAATTTTTCTCACCAGATGTAGATTTTATACTTGATATTGGTGGTCAAGATATGAAATGTTTAAAAATAAAAGATGGAGTTATAACTTCTATACTTTTAAACGAAGCTTGTTCTTCTGGTTGTGGTTCTTTCTTAGAAACCTTTGCTGGAAGTTTAGGACTTTCAATTCAAGAGTTTGCTGAGTTGGGAATGAATGCTAAAGCTCCTTCAGATTTAGGAACTAGATGTACAGTATTTATGAACTCAAAAGTTAAACAAGCTCAAAAAGATGGAGCAGATGTTGGAGATATATCAGCAGGACTATCATATTCTGTAGTAAAAAATACTTTATTTAAAGTAATAAAAATGAAAAATAAAGAGGAACTTGGAAATAAAATAGTTGTTCAAGGAGGAACTTTCTTAAATAACTGTGTATTGAGAGCTTTTGAATTAATATCTGAAAGAGAAGCAGTAAGACCAAATATAGCAGGGCTTATGGGAGCTTTTGGAGCAGCTATTATTTCTAAAGAGTATGCAGCAGAACATAAATTAGAAAAATCATCACTATTATCATTACAAGATATAAATGGATTTACTACACAAACAAATTTAACAAGATGTGGAATTTGTGGAAACAATTGTCTTTTAACTATTCATAAATTTAAAAGTGGAGAGAGATTTATATCAGGTAATAGATGTGAAAAACCTTTAGGAAATAATAAAAAAGAAGAAGTTCCTAATATGTTTGAGTATAAATACAATAGAATATTTAATTATAAACCTTTAGAACCATCTAAAGCTATTAGAGGAGAAATAGGAATTCCTAGAGTATTAAATATTTATGATTCTTATCCATTCTGGTTTACTCTACTTACTAAACTAGGATTTAGAGTAATAATTTCTGATGATTCAAATAAAAAAATATATGAAAAAGGGATGGATACTATATCATCAGATTCTATTTGTTATCCAGCAAAAATGGTTCATGGACATATTATAAACTTAGTTGAAAAAGGTATAAAAACAATATTTTATCCATGTGTAATCTTTGAAGAAAAAGAGTATAAAAAAGCACAAAATCAATTTAATTGTCCAATAGTAATATCTTATCCAGAAGTTATAAAAAATAACTTAGATATTATAAAAGAAAAACATATAGATATGATGATACCGTTTTTCTCAATGGAAAGTAAAGAAGTTCTTGCAAAAACTGTTTTTGAAGAATTCCAAAAATTTGGAGTTACTAAAAAGGAAGTTGAATTAGCTGTAAATGATGCTTGGGAAGAAAGATATAATTTTAGAAGAGATTTACAAAACAAAGCTAAAGAGATAATGGATTATTTGGAAAGAACAGGAAAAACAGGAATTGTTATTTGTGGAAGACCATACCATAATGATAAAGAGATACATCATGGAATTCCAAATATAATTAGTTCTTTTGGAATCCCTGTACTTACAGGAGATGCAGTAGCCAGTCTTACAGATTTAGATGAAGGATTAAGAGTTATAGACCAATGGACTTATCATTCAAGACTTTATAGAGCAGCAACTTTTGTAGGAAAACATCCAAATTTAGAGTTAGTAGAATTAAATAGTTTTAGTTGTGGATTAGATGCAGTTACTACAGACCAAGTAGAAGAGATTTTATCTAACTATGGAAAAGTTCATACTATTTTAAAAATAGATGAAGTAAGTAATATGGGAGCTGTAAGAATTAGAATTAGAAGTTTACTAGCAGCTTTAGAGGATAAAAAGAGAGCTTTAAAGAAAATAGTAAAAAATAGAATTGAATATAGAAAAAATCATTTTACTAAAAAAATGAAAGAGGAATATACAATTCTAGCTCCACAAATGTCACCAATACATTTTGGACTTATAAAAGATGCATTTAAAGCTGAGGGATATAATTTAGAAATATTAGAAGAAACAAAAGAAGCTTTAAATACAGGATTGCAGTATGTAAATAACGATGCTTGCTATCCATCAATATTGGTAATAGGTGAATTAATATCAGCATTGAAATCGGGAAAATATAATGTAAATAAAACTGCTGTTATGATTTCACAAACTGGGGGAAGTTGTCGGGCAACAAATTATATAGGATTCTTGAAAAAAGCCTTAAGAGATAGTGGATTTGCAAATGTACCAGTTTTATCATTAAATACTATGGGATATGAGAAACAAGAAGGATTTAAACTTACACCAAAGTTAATTCATAAAACTTTAATGGCTGTTTCTTATGGGGATATCCTAATGAAACTTCTATATCATGTAAGACCTTATGAAACAATACATGGAATTACTCAAAAGGTATTTGATAGATGGTATGATGCAGTAAGGCCAAATATAAAAAATGGAAAACTTTTACAATTTAGAAACAACTTAAATAATATTGTAGATGATTTCTCATCTATAAAAATAACGGGCGAACAAAAAATTAGAGTTGGAGTAGTGGGAGAAATTCTTGTAAAATTTAGTCCATTTGCAAATAATTATTTGGTAGATTTTATAGAATCAGAAGGTGGAGAAGCTCGTACTTCAAGCTTGATGAGTTTTGTAAATTATTGTATTTACAGTGAACACTTCTTGAAAGAAAGATTTAAAGGAAAATTAGCTAGTATGAGAGCTAAGGCTGCTTTAAAAGTTACAGGTTTCTATACAGGATTTGTTAACAGAGCTTTAAGTAGATGCGAAAGATTCAAACAAGAAGACTTTATAGGTCATATTGCTGACAAAACTTCAAAACATATTTCTATAGGACATCAATCAGGGGAAGGTTGGTTCTTAATGGGAGAAATGATAGAACTTATTGAACATGGAGTTCCTAATATAGTTTGTGTACAACCATTTGGATGTTTACCAAATCATATTACAGGAAAAGGAATGATAAAAAGATTGAAGGAAGAATATTCTCAATCAAATATAGTTTCAATAGATTATGACCCTGCTTATTCTGAAGTAAATCAAATAAACAGAATAAAATTAATGATGTCAGTTGGAAAAAGAAATATATTAGCATAA
- a CDS encoding YfcC family protein: MVEKKREKRINHPFWGLILMVVLTMIATWILPAGEYDRIVNEAGKTVVDPNSYHLVPKNPAGIKEFFESFYHGYLKASGVMAVVTFIGGAFGVLKGIGILDAAVKSLTKKMENKSFVLLAGTIMAAIAAHHSFTGMRELDVVFVALIVPICLKMGYDTMTGVSIVFLGSFAGFSAALANPFFTGIAHEIAQLRMYSGMWYRFIVLVFFFVTGLIFLVNYAKKVKADPTKSASLDIEEINRKRFLETEDNKEEKILTTREKLAGLTFLGIFIFMVYGCMKLNFGFAQLGGCFFAMTLLTGFVAGRSLNDICYLMTDGIREVLVAILIIFFARSVLVIMEDARIIDTVIHFLSRFVKGSNAAVTSMILYILQCIINFFIPSGSGQAVITMPIVTPLADMGGITRQVVCLASQLGDGMTNYIYPTNGTLLAALSVAGLSFTHWFKFIIKIYVFWTVGAALLVALGQIINLA; the protein is encoded by the coding sequence ATGGTAGAGAAAAAAAGGGAAAAGAGGATAAATCATCCGTTTTGGGGATTGATTTTAATGGTTGTTTTGACAATGATAGCAACATGGATTTTACCAGCAGGTGAATATGATAGAATAGTGAACGAAGCAGGTAAAACAGTAGTTGATCCAAATAGTTATCATTTAGTTCCTAAAAATCCAGCAGGAATAAAAGAATTCTTTGAATCATTTTATCATGGATATTTGAAAGCATCAGGAGTAATGGCAGTAGTAACATTTATAGGAGGAGCTTTTGGAGTTTTAAAAGGAATAGGAATATTAGATGCAGCAGTTAAATCTTTAACTAAAAAAATGGAAAATAAAAGTTTTGTTTTATTAGCTGGTACTATAATGGCAGCAATAGCAGCTCATCATTCATTTACAGGAATGAGAGAACTTGATGTTGTATTTGTAGCTTTGATAGTTCCTATTTGTTTAAAAATGGGATATGATACAATGACAGGAGTATCTATTGTATTTTTAGGTTCTTTTGCAGGATTTTCAGCAGCTTTAGCTAATCCATTTTTTACAGGAATAGCTCATGAAATAGCACAACTTCGTATGTATTCAGGAATGTGGTACAGATTTATAGTTTTAGTATTTTTCTTTGTAACAGGTCTAATTTTTTTAGTAAATTATGCTAAAAAAGTTAAAGCTGATCCAACAAAAAGTGCTTCCCTTGATATAGAAGAAATTAATAGAAAACGTTTCTTAGAAACAGAAGATAATAAAGAAGAGAAAATTTTAACTACAAGAGAAAAACTAGCTGGACTTACATTTTTAGGAATATTTATTTTTATGGTATATGGTTGCATGAAATTAAATTTTGGTTTTGCTCAACTTGGAGGATGTTTCTTTGCAATGACTCTTTTAACAGGATTTGTAGCAGGTCGTTCATTAAATGATATTTGTTATTTAATGACAGATGGAATAAGAGAAGTTTTAGTAGCTATATTAATAATTTTCTTTGCAAGATCAGTATTAGTTATAATGGAAGATGCAAGAATTATAGATACAGTAATTCATTTCTTATCTAGATTTGTAAAAGGTTCAAATGCAGCAGTAACTTCAATGATATTATATATTTTACAATGTATAATTAATTTCTTTATTCCATCAGGAAGTGGACAAGCAGTTATTACAATGCCAATAGTTACACCTTTAGCAGATATGGGTGGAATAACAAGACAAGTTGTTTGTTTAGCTTCTCAATTAGGAGATGGAATGACAAATTATATTTATCCAACAAATGGAACTTTATTAGCAGCTTTATCAGTTGCAGGATTATCTTTTACTCATTGGTTCAAATTCATAATAAAGATTTATGTATTTTGGACAGTTGGAGCAGCATTATTAGTAGCATTAGGTCAAATAATAAACTTAGCATAA
- a CDS encoding CGGC domain-containing protein: protein MEETKLIIVIQCEISKRRCSGFHCMQSFFNREHLFKDYPLDKEIRFLTFQCGGCSGKGVNILLNNVSKILKKEGKITKENVVIHLSSCMAFENHHSQRCMFIDFINHR, encoded by the coding sequence ATGGAAGAAACAAAACTAATTATTGTTATTCAATGTGAAATTTCTAAAAGAAGATGTAGTGGATTTCATTGTATGCAATCTTTTTTCAATAGAGAACACCTTTTTAAAGATTATCCATTAGATAAAGAAATTAGGTTTTTAACTTTTCAATGTGGAGGTTGTAGTGGAAAGGGAGTTAATATTCTCTTAAATAATGTTTCAAAAATACTAAAAAAAGAGGGAAAAATCACTAAAGAAAATGTAGTTATTCATCTATCAAGTTGTATGGCTTTTGAAAATCACCATTCACAAAGATGTATGTTTATAGATTTCATAAATCACAGATAG
- a CDS encoding MFS transporter, with the protein MKNLKNFYLFIIGQFVSQFGSKMTSYGVTLWIYKNTQSVFYTSLVTLCYLVPEILLNFIAGTLSDKWEKKTILKITDTISGLLSFIILFLLLLEKLKFQYLFIINIIFGIADAFQNPTSEVVISLIVSKEDYIKTNGIRSFFKAFLDIFVPIFSVFIYSFWGLKYIIFIDLLTFIFCYVTLVFYVNIPKINHTQSETTFFKKFIFGINYIILNKEILYIILFMGFINLIYGIYSTALSPMILLKTQNNDFQLGIVSSMIGIAGIIGSMLLKFFPQTKNYCTLITNIMIFSFGICNFSLGFGKNYIIWSLGVFLGNILVPLLLANVDYIMRVKIPLDLQGRVYAARNTIQFIFLPIGIFLSGFINDFIILPVLNSNYYLLNKFYFLGNNIREISISLLYVTIGFIGVIGCLFFRKNKNFKKLNNFNI; encoded by the coding sequence ATGAAAAATTTAAAAAATTTTTATTTATTTATTATTGGACAATTTGTATCTCAATTTGGAAGTAAAATGACTAGTTATGGAGTTACTCTTTGGATTTATAAAAATACTCAATCTGTTTTTTATACATCATTAGTCACTCTTTGTTATTTAGTTCCTGAGATTTTACTTAATTTTATAGCGGGTACTTTAAGTGATAAATGGGAGAAAAAAACTATTCTTAAAATTACTGATACTATTTCAGGATTACTTTCTTTTATCATATTATTTCTTCTACTTTTAGAAAAGTTAAAGTTTCAATATCTCTTCATTATAAATATTATATTTGGAATTGCTGATGCTTTTCAGAATCCAACTTCTGAAGTGGTAATATCTTTAATTGTTTCAAAGGAAGATTATATAAAAACAAATGGTATTCGTTCTTTTTTTAAAGCTTTTTTAGATATATTTGTTCCTATTTTTTCAGTTTTTATATACTCATTTTGGGGGCTTAAATATATTATATTTATAGATTTATTAACTTTTATTTTTTGCTATGTAACCCTTGTATTCTATGTTAATATCCCAAAAATAAATCACACTCAATCTGAAACTACATTTTTTAAAAAGTTTATTTTTGGAATAAATTATATTATCTTAAATAAAGAAATTTTATATATAATTTTATTTATGGGATTTATTAACTTAATTTATGGAATATACTCAACTGCTTTATCTCCTATGATTTTATTAAAAACTCAAAATAATGATTTTCAACTTGGAATTGTGTCTAGTATGATTGGAATTGCTGGGATTATAGGAAGTATGCTTTTAAAATTTTTCCCACAAACTAAAAATTATTGTACACTTATTACAAATATTATGATTTTTTCCTTTGGGATTTGTAATTTTTCTTTAGGGTTTGGAAAAAATTATATAATTTGGAGTTTAGGGGTATTTTTAGGAAATATTTTAGTACCTTTATTATTAGCAAATGTTGATTATATTATGAGGGTAAAAATTCCCCTTGATTTACAAGGTAGAGTTTATGCTGCAAGAAATACTATTCAATTTATTTTTTTGCCAATAGGAATTTTTTTATCTGGTTTTATAAATGATTTTATAATTTTACCAGTTTTAAATTCAAATTATTATCTTTTAAATAAATTCTATTTTTTAGGAAATAATATTAGAGAAATTTCTATCTCTCTTCTTTATGTTACTATTGGCTTTATTGGTGTTATTGGTTGCTTATTCTTTAGAAAAAATAAAAATTTTAAAAAATTAAATAATTTTAATATTTAA
- a CDS encoding MurR/RpiR family transcriptional regulator, whose translation MSYKKIQEIIQNRERMTNKQKELWDYIITNASDISILSASQLAKNASVGKATFFRFLKDIGYESYLEFRQDIHNYVNANINSNYWQTHALIKKAEDDKENFLYNSIQEATELLGNLMTVGLNESFNKAIDLIQNSEEIAILGCRTSKQVARYFENLLIPLGKKINQISTDEHLIFDKISTMSPNGVLFLIAGWPYSTAIVQAGELANKLGIPIIFLANSISCSISSFADVILLIPKLDNRYTVIPFVAVLEAITNDLFSKNHEIVSINLKKIDRTLNKYKQFTW comes from the coding sequence ATGTCTTATAAAAAAATTCAAGAAATTATACAAAATAGAGAAAGAATGACCAACAAACAAAAAGAATTATGGGATTATATTATTACAAATGCTTCTGATATATCAATTTTATCAGCTAGTCAATTAGCTAAAAATGCTTCTGTTGGAAAAGCTACGTTTTTTAGATTTTTAAAAGATATTGGTTATGAAAGTTATTTAGAATTTAGACAAGACATTCATAACTATGTTAATGCAAATATTAACTCAAACTATTGGCAAACTCATGCTTTAATAAAAAAAGCAGAAGATGATAAAGAAAATTTTTTATATAATTCTATCCAAGAAGCCACAGAATTACTTGGAAATTTAATGACTGTTGGTTTAAATGAATCATTTAATAAAGCTATTGATTTAATTCAAAATTCTGAAGAAATAGCCATTTTAGGTTGTAGAACTTCTAAACAAGTCGCTAGATATTTTGAAAATCTTCTAATTCCTCTTGGAAAAAAGATAAATCAAATAAGTACAGATGAGCATCTAATTTTTGATAAAATTTCTACTATGTCTCCTAATGGAGTATTATTTTTAATTGCAGGTTGGCCATATTCAACAGCTATTGTTCAAGCTGGAGAATTAGCTAATAAATTAGGTATTCCAATCATCTTTTTAGCAAATAGTATCTCTTGTTCTATATCTTCATTTGCTGATGTTATATTATTAATTCCTAAATTAGATAATCGTTATACTGTAATTCCATTTGTTGCTGTTTTAGAAGCAATTACAAATGATTTATTTTCAAAAAATCATGAAATAGTTTCTATTAATTTAAAGAAAATTGATAGAACTCTTAATAAATATAAACAATTCACTTGGTAA
- a CDS encoding HAD family phosphatase — MIKNIIFDLGNVLVSFHPEKFVNENVPEIYREKFFQVVFGRQEWKDLDRGTLEYDKAIEIFSKELPECREIIKKMFDTKVIDCLAPITFNAELLKKLKENYKLYIISNFHYPAFDNINELWDFFKLFDGKVISGHCKLLKPEYEIYNLLLDTYNLKAEESLFIDDTKENIEAANDLGIDTIHLTSPNLLKEKLIEKGIIL, encoded by the coding sequence ATGATAAAAAATATTATATTTGATTTAGGAAATGTTTTAGTTTCCTTTCATCCAGAAAAATTTGTAAATGAAAATGTTCCAGAAATTTATAGAGAAAAATTTTTTCAAGTGGTTTTTGGAAGACAAGAGTGGAAAGATTTAGACAGAGGAACTTTAGAATATGATAAAGCCATAGAGATTTTTTCTAAAGAACTTCCAGAGTGTAGAGAAATCATAAAAAAAATGTTTGATACAAAAGTTATTGATTGTTTAGCTCCTATAACTTTCAATGCTGAGTTATTAAAAAAATTAAAAGAAAACTATAAACTTTATATAATATCAAATTTTCATTATCCAGCTTTTGATAATATTAATGAATTATGGGATTTCTTTAAATTATTTGATGGTAAAGTTATATCAGGACATTGTAAGCTTTTAAAACCTGAATATGAAATATATAATCTTCTTTTAGATACTTATAATTTGAAAGCTGAAGAATCTCTTTTTATAGATGATACAAAAGAAAATATTGAAGCTGCTAATGACTTAGGGATTGATACTATTCATTTAACTTCTCCTAATCTTTTAAAAGAAAAATTAATAGAAAAAGGAATTATATTATAA
- a CDS encoding DMT family transporter — MEKDKLKNILAMLIFGTIGIFVKNIELSSSEIALTRGFIGGIVLLLFIFFTKEKISRISIKNNFKILFFSGFAVGLNWIFLFQGYRYTTISNATLSYYFAPVFVTIFSPIILKEKLNFFKVICIFMALIGMGFIVGIDGINDKRDFIGIMYGLLAAGFYASVVLSNKFLKSIKGIEITIVQLFVAAITLLPYVLIVEENKILKVSGSSIPYILILGVIHTGIAYLLYFSSLQRLKAQTVAVLSYIDPVFAVIISGFLLKEPLGIPEIIGGTLILGSNFMNEFLNRK; from the coding sequence ATGGAAAAAGATAAATTAAAAAATATACTTGCTATGCTAATTTTTGGAACTATTGGGATATTTGTAAAAAATATAGAGCTTTCATCAAGTGAAATAGCTTTAACTAGAGGATTTATAGGTGGAATTGTATTATTACTATTTATTTTTTTTACAAAAGAAAAAATTTCTAGAATTTCTATAAAAAATAACTTTAAAATTTTATTTTTTTCAGGATTTGCTGTGGGATTAAATTGGATATTCTTATTTCAAGGATATAGATACACAACTATTTCTAATGCTACACTTAGTTATTACTTTGCACCTGTTTTTGTAACTATTTTTTCTCCTATAATTTTAAAAGAAAAGTTAAATTTTTTTAAAGTTATATGTATATTTATGGCACTAATTGGAATGGGATTTATAGTAGGAATAGATGGAATTAATGATAAAAGAGATTTTATTGGAATAATGTATGGACTTTTAGCAGCTGGTTTCTATGCTAGTGTAGTTTTGAGTAATAAATTTTTAAAAAGTATAAAAGGAATAGAAATAACAATAGTTCAATTATTCGTAGCAGCTATTACTCTTTTACCTTATGTATTAATAGTAGAGGAAAATAAAATTTTAAAAGTTTCTGGAAGTTCAATTCCTTATATATTAATTTTAGGAGTTATTCATACAGGTATAGCTTATCTTTTATATTTTTCATCGCTTCAAAGATTAAAAGCTCAAACTGTGGCAGTCTTAAGTTATATTGACCCTGTTTTTGCTGTTATAATTTCTGGTTTTCTCCTAAAAGAACCTTTAGGTATTCCAGAAATTATAGGTGGAACATTAATTTTAGGTTCAAATTTTATGAATGAATTTTTAAATAGAAAATAG